One segment of Gemmatimonadota bacterium DNA contains the following:
- a CDS encoding type II toxin-antitoxin system PemK/MazF family toxin, producing MAVARFEVHLVALDPTVGAEIQKTRPCLVVSPDEMNRHLRTVIVAPMTTKGRSYPTRVSCRFRGKPGQVVLDQLRTVDTSRLVRRLGTLDRPAQAAVLKTLGEMFAP from the coding sequence ATGGCGGTAGCCCGCTTCGAGGTCCACCTCGTGGCACTTGATCCCACGGTCGGCGCCGAGATCCAGAAGACCCGGCCCTGCCTCGTGGTCTCGCCCGATGAGATGAACCGCCACCTCCGCACCGTAATCGTGGCCCCGATGACTACGAAGGGCCGGTCCTACCCTACTCGCGTATCGTGCCGCTTTCGTGGCAAGCCCGGGCAGGTGGTGCTGGATCAGCTTCGCACTGTGGATACCAGCCGGCTGGTGCGGCGCCTCGGCACGCTCGACCGACCCGCCCAAGCCGCCGTTCTCAAGACGCTTGGCGAGATGTTCGCGCCATAG
- a CDS encoding BrnA antitoxin family protein, whose product MKREYDFSKARANPYAAKLKQSVTIRLDRPTIAYFKDLAEETGIAYQTLINLYLRDCAASGRKLNLQWRPSKAAAGR is encoded by the coding sequence ATGAAACGAGAGTACGATTTCTCAAAGGCGCGGGCCAACCCCTACGCCGCCAAGCTCAAGCAGTCCGTGACGATTCGCCTTGATCGGCCGACGATCGCCTACTTCAAGGACCTAGCCGAAGAGACCGGGATTGCATACCAAACCCTGATCAATCTCTACCTGCGCGATTGCGCGGCCAGTGGGCGCAAGCTCAACCTTCAGTGGCGGCCTTCAAAGGCTGCTGCGGGGCGTTAG
- a CDS encoding AbrB/MazE/SpoVT family DNA-binding domain-containing protein has product MKTRIVRIGNSRGIRIPKPLLEQARLQEEVELEVQDDRLVISSSTRPRAGWEAAFRAMAVAGDDQLLDPQTPTSFDRTEWQWR; this is encoded by the coding sequence ATGAAGACACGCATCGTTCGGATCGGCAACTCCCGGGGCATCCGGATTCCCAAGCCGCTCCTGGAGCAGGCTCGTCTCCAGGAGGAAGTCGAGCTTGAGGTTCAGGACGACCGACTGGTCATCTCCTCTTCCACCCGGCCCCGGGCCGGCTGGGAAGCGGCCTTCCGCGCGATGGCAGTGGCCGGGGACGACCAGCTTCTCGACCCCCAGACTCCCACAAGCTTTGATCGGACCGAGTGGCAATGGCGGTAG
- a CDS encoding DUF433 domain-containing protein, translating to MGDLLSRITIDPEQCGGRPCIRGLRIRVIDILNLLGAGETQEQILAAYPYLEAEDIAAALQYAARRFDHPTLVA from the coding sequence ATGGGCGACCTGCTTTCGCGCATCACCATCGACCCCGAGCAGTGTGGCGGCCGCCCGTGCATCCGCGGCCTCCGCATCCGGGTCATCGATATCCTCAACCTGCTGGGCGCCGGCGAGACCCAGGAGCAGATCCTCGCCGCGTACCCCTACCTCGAGGCCGAGGACATCGCGGCGGCCCTGCAGTACGCGGCGCGCCGCTTCGACCACCCCACCCTGGTGGCGTAG
- a CDS encoding DNA-binding protein, producing the protein MKISLDLSEPQGRALAEAAQRLHVRPEDLAAAAVRDLVAQSAEFDAAATRVLEKNSELYRRLT; encoded by the coding sequence ATGAAGATCTCCCTCGATCTCTCCGAGCCTCAGGGCCGGGCACTCGCGGAAGCGGCCCAGAGACTGCACGTGCGCCCGGAAGACCTGGCCGCGGCAGCCGTGCGTGACCTCGTGGCCCAATCCGCCGAGTTCGATGCGGCCGCCACGCGGGTGCTCGAGAAGAACAGCGAGCTGTACCGCCGCCTCACCTGA
- a CDS encoding helix-turn-helix domain-containing protein: MRKELFEELVASVKQMKDIQAGRRKPGRVTRAEDLVGTGAGQIVALRRQFGLSQAKFAALLGISTGTLQNWEQGRRAPDGPAKVLLRVAAAHPEALLSVGKPTKRAGHRSRTAA; this comes from the coding sequence ATGCGTAAAGAGCTTTTCGAGGAACTGGTCGCCAGCGTGAAGCAGATGAAGGACATCCAGGCTGGTCGGCGGAAGCCGGGCCGGGTCACCCGGGCGGAGGACCTCGTGGGCACAGGAGCGGGGCAGATTGTGGCCCTGCGGCGTCAGTTTGGCCTGAGCCAGGCGAAGTTCGCAGCGTTGCTTGGCATCAGCACCGGGACGTTGCAGAACTGGGAACAAGGCCGACGAGCTCCTGACGGACCGGCCAAGGTGTTGCTCCGAGTGGCGGCTGCGCACCCCGAAGCACTGCTATCCGTGGGTAAGCCCACGAAGCGCGCGGGCCACCGGTCCCGCACGGCCGCCTAG
- a CDS encoding formylglycine-generating enzyme family protein — protein MAGFFLGTTPVTQALWAHVTGTNPAVHQGPRHPVENVSWDQIAGPGGFLDRLNASDLLPAMAAGDATLRFRLPSEVEWEFAARGGPHWQDDLAFSGSNDPDAVAWYGPRWGRADQALVGLLGWQAGWRLANRARKVLPRPTRTHPVGAKAPNQLGLYDMSGNVWEWCQDMCTGDLQALSRDGRPYPGPGTERRLRGGCHHSWDLHCRVWWRYGLEPGGHDDCLGFRVALAPPWSAAT, from the coding sequence GTGGCGGGCTTCTTCCTCGGCACCACACCAGTCACTCAGGCGCTCTGGGCGCACGTCACTGGCACCAATCCGGCCGTGCATCAGGGTCCGCGGCACCCCGTCGAGAATGTCTCCTGGGACCAGATCGCGGGACCCGGCGGCTTTCTCGACCGTCTCAATGCCAGCGACCTCCTGCCAGCCATGGCGGCGGGCGATGCGACCTTGCGCTTCCGCCTGCCTTCAGAAGTCGAGTGGGAATTCGCGGCCCGTGGGGGTCCTCATTGGCAAGACGATCTTGCCTTTAGTGGGAGCAATGACCCCGATGCGGTGGCGTGGTATGGACCACGCTGGGGACGGGCCGATCAGGCCTTGGTGGGGCTTCTTGGCTGGCAGGCAGGATGGCGACTGGCGAACCGCGCGCGGAAAGTACTGCCACGCCCCACCCGCACTCACCCGGTAGGGGCCAAAGCGCCGAACCAACTCGGCCTGTATGACATGTCCGGCAACGTTTGGGAGTGGTGTCAGGACATGTGCACCGGGGACCTCCAGGCCCTCTCGCGCGACGGGCGCCCGTACCCTGGGCCCGGCACGGAACGGCGGCTCCGAGGCGGCTGCCATCACAGCTGGGATCTCCACTGCCGTGTGTGGTGGCGCTATGGGCTCGAGCCAGGCGGTCACGACGACTGCCTCGGCTTCCGAGTGGCCCTCGCGCCGCCGTGGTCGGCAGCAACCTAA
- a CDS encoding DUF3592 domain-containing protein, whose protein sequence is MALHAVRQRRRGLLASSWPVAPGVVGSGSIREVGLGDILRFRPYLTYTYCVNGTWYLGDRIRFGATPESFLPWVAGWWLDRHYPKGRAVQVAYNPADPADAVLQPGVPVWTSTLLVLAVLLGLGGALIPLVLVP, encoded by the coding sequence TTGGCGCTCCACGCCGTTCGCCAACGCCGAAGGGGCCTGTTGGCTTCATCCTGGCCAGTCGCGCCCGGCGTGGTCGGATCTGGCTCCATCAGAGAGGTTGGGCTGGGAGACATCCTGCGGTTTCGCCCCTATCTGACCTACACGTACTGCGTCAACGGCACGTGGTATCTCGGGGACCGGATCCGCTTCGGTGCGACACCAGAGTCCTTCTTGCCCTGGGTCGCAGGCTGGTGGCTCGACCGGCACTATCCGAAAGGCCGGGCGGTGCAGGTGGCGTACAACCCGGCCGATCCCGCGGACGCTGTGCTTCAGCCCGGTGTCCCCGTGTGGACCAGCACACTGCTCGTCCTCGCAGTGTTGCTGGGGTTGGGCGGGGCCCTCATTCCCCTCGTGCTAGTGCCCTAG
- a CDS encoding DUF5615 family PIN-like protein — translation MGTGPARREIWVDAQLPPATCRWLASPEAELRHVAELGLLTARDPAIFAAARERAAAVLTKDQDFVQLLERHGPPPAVVWVTAGNLTNAGLRELLVTHWPRVLALLAAGEHLIEIAGPREAAS, via the coding sequence GTGGGCACGGGCCCGGCCCGCCGGGAGATCTGGGTCGATGCCCAGCTCCCCCCGGCCACCTGCCGCTGGCTGGCGAGTCCCGAGGCCGAGCTCCGGCATGTGGCGGAGCTCGGCCTTCTGACCGCCCGCGACCCCGCGATCTTCGCCGCCGCCCGGGAGCGCGCCGCGGCGGTCCTCACCAAGGACCAGGACTTCGTCCAGCTGCTCGAGCGGCACGGCCCGCCCCCGGCGGTCGTGTGGGTCACGGCGGGGAACCTCACCAACGCCGGGCTGCGCGAGCTCCTGGTTACCCATTGGCCCCGGGTGCTGGCCCTCCTCGCGGCCGGGGAGCACCTGATCGAGATCGCAGGGCCGCGCGAGGCAGCCAGCTAA
- a CDS encoding type II toxin-antitoxin system RelE/ParE family toxin produces the protein MTTIRWTLQAVEDLEAIRDYVSRDSAHYARLLVERLYHSVDRLAALPESGRIVPEFQRPELREVILGSYRVVYRLKAGTAEVLTVFHGARLFPKTIEGAL, from the coding sequence ATGACCACCATCCGCTGGACGCTTCAGGCGGTCGAAGACCTCGAGGCCATCCGCGACTACGTCTCCCGCGACTCTGCACACTACGCTCGGCTCCTCGTAGAACGGCTCTACCACTCCGTAGACCGGCTTGCTGCCCTCCCGGAGTCAGGACGCATTGTTCCCGAGTTTCAACGCCCAGAATTGCGGGAGGTCATCCTCGGATCCTACCGCGTCGTCTATCGGCTCAAGGCGGGCACCGCTGAGGTACTCACGGTCTTCCACGGGGCCCGCCTGTTCCCCAAGACGATTGAGGGCGCGCTCTAA
- a CDS encoding type II toxin-antitoxin system RelE/ParE family toxin yields MTILWTATAVGHLAAIHEYISQTSPFYADRMVQRILARGPQLTTFPDSGRAVPEVGRSDIREVIEGPYRVIYRVTESQVAVLAVVHGRQARIGPLPQ; encoded by the coding sequence GTGACCATTCTCTGGACTGCGACGGCGGTGGGTCACCTTGCAGCGATTCATGAGTACATCTCGCAGACGTCCCCGTTCTACGCCGATCGGATGGTTCAGCGCATTCTGGCGCGCGGGCCGCAGCTGACCACCTTTCCCGACTCCGGTCGTGCAGTACCTGAGGTGGGTCGGTCCGACATTCGCGAGGTCATCGAAGGCCCGTATCGTGTCATCTACCGTGTCACCGAGTCTCAGGTGGCGGTTCTGGCGGTCGTGCATGGCCGACAAGCCAGGATCGGACCCCTCCCCCAGTGA
- a CDS encoding GNAT family N-acetyltransferase: protein MDRLATPADAAALVAVINAAFVVEAGFIRGPRTTAGEVAALLAGSGVFLVVDHAEPGRLAAAVHVEAREGTAHFGMLAVDPALQGRGLARRLLAAVEAHAHAAGCTVVELDVFDVRTELPLFYASLGYRPVGTRAFRAPELLTAPAHLIVMQKALGAEAPG, encoded by the coding sequence ATGGATCGGCTCGCCACCCCCGCCGACGCCGCCGCGCTGGTGGCCGTGATCAACGCCGCGTTCGTGGTCGAGGCGGGGTTCATCCGCGGGCCGCGGACCACCGCGGGCGAGGTCGCGGCGCTGCTCGCGGGGAGCGGGGTGTTCCTGGTGGTGGACCATGCGGAGCCGGGGCGGCTCGCGGCGGCGGTGCACGTGGAGGCGCGGGAGGGGACCGCACACTTCGGCATGCTGGCGGTGGATCCGGCGCTGCAGGGCCGGGGCCTGGCGCGGCGGCTGCTCGCGGCGGTGGAGGCGCACGCCCACGCGGCGGGGTGCACGGTAGTGGAGCTCGACGTGTTCGACGTGCGGACCGAGCTGCCGCTGTTCTACGCGTCGCTCGGGTACCGGCCAGTGGGCACCCGGGCGTTCCGGGCGCCGGAGCTGCTGACGGCACCGGCGCACCTGATCGTGATGCAGAAGGCGCTTGGCGCGGAGGCGCCGGGGTAA
- a CDS encoding DinB family protein, with protein MSTTGVQSETHRALTALAAMPRQIVRIARGCNDLQLHRNPAPGAWSARDILAHLRACAEVWGRSIDRMITEDQPTIRYISPRGWIKRTNYLEQSFRDSLRAFSEARVGFVDRLSSLEPAAWSRGATFSGARTGADATVLGYARRILDHEAVHLDQIRRTLGR; from the coding sequence ATGAGCACCACTGGCGTGCAGTCAGAGACCCATCGAGCACTCACGGCGTTAGCCGCCATGCCGAGGCAGATTGTCCGCATCGCACGCGGCTGCAACGACCTCCAGCTTCACCGGAACCCCGCACCCGGTGCCTGGTCGGCGCGCGACATCCTGGCGCATTTGCGGGCCTGCGCCGAAGTGTGGGGTCGGAGCATTGACCGGATGATCACGGAGGATCAGCCGACCATTCGGTACATCTCGCCGCGGGGTTGGATCAAGCGCACGAACTATCTGGAGCAGAGCTTTCGCGATTCCTTGCGAGCATTCTCGGAGGCACGCGTGGGCTTCGTCGATCGACTGAGTTCCCTGGAGCCGGCCGCTTGGTCTCGTGGCGCCACCTTCAGTGGAGCGCGGACGGGGGCGGACGCGACAGTGCTGGGTTACGCCAGACGCATTCTCGATCACGAAGCGGTACACCTAGACCAGATACGTCGGACTCTCGGTCGGTGA
- a CDS encoding CPBP family intramembrane metalloprotease — translation MPTLPDFAFVALFAIAVPLYDYLVFWPATARRLQADPAGARMRLWRGAVAYPWALVAIGATLWVAAGRPWQALGFSVPAGWRLWTAVAATLLLLLYYVQAALAVARDAATRASVRQQFTGKLARVLPRTRAELTWFGGVALTAGFCEEFLFRGYLIWALAPTLSWWGAAAASLAIFAAGHAYQGWSGVVRTAVVGALFTLVVAALDSLWPAIILHSLVDLGGGVLAWLALREEAGAPPA, via the coding sequence ATGCCGACGCTCCCCGACTTCGCCTTCGTCGCGCTCTTCGCCATTGCCGTCCCGCTCTACGATTACCTCGTGTTCTGGCCCGCCACGGCGCGCCGGCTGCAGGCCGATCCGGCCGGGGCGCGGATGCGGCTGTGGCGCGGCGCCGTGGCGTACCCGTGGGCGCTGGTGGCCATCGGGGCCACCCTCTGGGTGGCCGCCGGGCGGCCGTGGCAGGCGCTCGGCTTCTCGGTGCCGGCGGGGTGGCGGCTGTGGACGGCGGTGGCCGCGACGCTGCTGCTGCTGCTCTACTACGTGCAGGCCGCCCTGGCCGTCGCGCGCGACGCGGCCACCCGGGCCAGCGTCCGGCAGCAGTTCACCGGGAAGCTCGCCCGGGTGCTGCCACGCACCCGGGCGGAGCTCACCTGGTTCGGCGGGGTGGCGCTCACGGCCGGCTTCTGCGAGGAGTTCCTGTTCCGGGGATACCTGATCTGGGCGCTGGCTCCCACGCTGTCGTGGTGGGGCGCGGCGGCCGCCTCCCTCGCCATCTTCGCGGCCGGGCACGCCTACCAGGGGTGGAGCGGCGTGGTCCGCACCGCCGTGGTCGGGGCGCTGTTCACGCTGGTGGTCGCGGCGCTCGACTCGCTCTGGCCCGCCATCATCCTCCATTCCCTGGTGGACCTCGGTGGCGGCGTGCTGGCGTGGCTGGCCCTCCGGGAGGAGGCCGGCGCCCCGCCCGCGTGA
- a CDS encoding DUF1801 domain-containing protein, translating into MPAPAKPATPVQQLRASVKPFDPPVQRLIRATRAALRRAFPTANELVYDGYNFLAIGFCSALNASSCLASVAAQARGVSISFYHGSRLPDPTHRLEGTGKQNRFVRVTSVAVLKEPAVQQLLRAAAKDVAPPLAKTGKGQLIIKSVVQERRSRSAV; encoded by the coding sequence ATGCCAGCCCCTGCCAAGCCAGCCACTCCCGTCCAACAGTTGCGAGCGTCGGTCAAGCCGTTTGATCCGCCAGTCCAGCGCCTCATTCGCGCCACGCGCGCGGCTCTTCGCCGCGCCTTTCCCACCGCGAACGAACTGGTCTACGACGGCTACAACTTCCTAGCGATCGGGTTCTGCTCCGCCCTCAATGCTTCGTCCTGCCTGGCCTCCGTGGCCGCGCAGGCGCGCGGCGTGTCGATCTCCTTCTACCACGGCTCCCGACTCCCAGATCCGACACATCGCCTCGAGGGGACGGGCAAGCAGAATCGCTTTGTCCGCGTCACCAGTGTTGCGGTGCTCAAGGAACCCGCCGTGCAACAGCTCCTCCGCGCGGCCGCCAAGGATGTAGCGCCACCCTTAGCGAAGACGGGTAAAGGTCAGCTGATCATCAAGTCGGTCGTCCAAGAGCGTCGGAGCAGAAGCGCCGTATAA
- a CDS encoding IS3 family transposase (programmed frameshift) produces MSRRPRRNHAPAFKAKVALAALKGEATLAELAQRFDVHPHQIGQWREQFLAGAATVFAEGRPLDPPVDVQALHAKIGELTLENGFFRSRARQGRVAERQAMIDRTHALPLTRQAAALGVSRGSVYYVPRPVSDADLALLRRLDALHLELPYAGARLLRRLLRREGVTVGRRHVATLMRRLAITAIAPQPGTSRRHRAHPVYPYLLRGRAITAPNQVWAMDITYIPMARGFVYLAAVMDWATRRVLSWRTSITLDTDFCLDAIEEALARFGRPDIVNTDQGAQFTSAAFTGLLQQHGIAISMDGKGCWRDNIFVERLWRTIKYEEVYLHAYASVSEAKAGIGRYLTQYNTARPHSSLADQPPDEAYFTPRPLQAAA; encoded by the exons ATGTCCCGTCGTCCCCGTCGTAACCATGCGCCCGCCTTCAAGGCCAAGGTCGCCCTGGCCGCCCTGAAGGGCGAGGCCACCCTGGCCGAACTGGCCCAGCGCTTCGATGTGCATCCGCACCAGATTGGCCAGTGGCGCGAGCAGTTTCTGGCCGGCGCGGCCACCGTCTTTGCCGAGGGCCGCCCGCTCGACCCGCCCGTGGATGTCCAGGCGCTGCACGCGAAGATCGGCGAGCTGACCCTGGAGAATG GATTTTTTAGATCGCGCGCTCGCCAAGGCCGGGTGGCCGAGCGCCAAGCGATGATTGACCGGACCCACGCGCTGCCGCTCACCCGGCAGGCGGCGGCCTTGGGGGTGAGCCGGGGGAGCGTGTACTACGTCCCGCGGCCGGTGTCGGACGCCGACCTCGCGCTGCTGCGCCGGCTGGACGCGCTGCACCTCGAGTTGCCCTACGCCGGCGCTCGCCTCCTCCGCCGGCTGCTCCGGCGCGAGGGCGTGACGGTCGGACGGCGGCACGTCGCCACCCTGATGCGCCGTCTGGCGATCACGGCGATCGCGCCCCAGCCGGGCACGAGTCGCCGGCATCGCGCCCATCCGGTCTATCCGTACCTGCTGCGCGGACGGGCGATCACGGCGCCGAATCAGGTCTGGGCCATGGACATCACGTACATCCCGATGGCGCGCGGCTTCGTCTACCTGGCCGCGGTCATGGACTGGGCGACGCGACGGGTGCTGAGCTGGCGGACGTCGATCACGCTGGACACCGACTTCTGCCTGGACGCGATCGAGGAAGCCCTCGCCCGCTTCGGCAGGCCGGACATTGTCAACACGGATCAAGGGGCGCAGTTTACCAGCGCGGCCTTCACCGGGCTGCTCCAACAGCACGGCATCGCGATCAGCATGGATGGAAAGGGCTGCTGGCGGGACAATATCTTCGTCGAGCGGCTCTGGCGGACGATCAAGTACGAGGAGGTCTACCTGCACGCCTATGCCTCGGTGTCGGAGGCCAAGGCCGGGATCGGGCGCTACCTGACGCAGTACAACACGGCACGACCGCACTCCAGTCTGGCCGACCAGCCGCCTGATGAAGCGTACTTCACGCCACGGCCCCTCCAGGCTGCGGCCTAA
- a CDS encoding type II toxin-antitoxin system RelE/ParE family toxin yields MELIETPVFSRQVDAAVSDEAYLALQWHLLLAPDSGALIPGSGGLRKLRWALPGRGKRGGARVIYYWQKPAHRIFLVFMYPKNERSDLTPAQLKALRKLVEAD; encoded by the coding sequence ATGGAACTCATTGAGACACCGGTGTTCTCGCGTCAGGTGGACGCCGCCGTGTCTGATGAGGCGTACCTGGCGCTGCAATGGCACCTCCTCCTCGCCCCCGATAGCGGAGCTCTGATTCCGGGCAGCGGGGGGCTCCGCAAGCTGCGATGGGCGTTGCCGGGGCGGGGCAAGCGGGGCGGGGCGCGGGTGATCTACTACTGGCAGAAACCCGCACACCGGATCTTCCTGGTGTTCATGTATCCGAAGAATGAGCGGTCCGACCTGACGCCGGCTCAGCTGAAGGCTTTGCGGAAGTTGGTCGAGGCCGACTGA
- a CDS encoding BrnT family toxin — MSDLRFTWDPRKAATNARKHGVTFEEAQTAFADEHGLLLDDPEHSGTEERFILLGLSAALHLLVVVHCYRTPEDIIRLISARKATRVERRAYTDRWDQ, encoded by the coding sequence ATGAGCGACCTTCGCTTCACTTGGGATCCGCGCAAGGCCGCCACCAATGCCCGCAAGCATGGGGTAACGTTCGAAGAGGCCCAGACGGCCTTTGCCGATGAGCACGGCCTGCTGCTCGACGATCCAGAGCACTCCGGCACCGAGGAACGCTTCATTCTTCTCGGTCTCAGTGCCGCGCTCCACCTCCTCGTGGTCGTGCACTGCTACCGCACACCGGAGGATATCATTCGCCTGATCTCTGCCCGCAAAGCAACGCGGGTGGAGCGGCGGGCATACACGGATAGGTGGGATCAATGA
- a CDS encoding DinB family protein encodes MTRPPALPDLILPAWRTNARVTADLVRALPAGVYRAPVPGLPRRTVRMMAAHLHNSRCGWLRTLGQPHDIPVPGRVNPAGEDKPALLRALRESARGMEALFRLACEREGQLPPTARYAWRNLALDAGHLLTYFVAHEAHHRGQLLLIARQLGTPLERATAGRLWWWKPAARAGR; translated from the coding sequence ATGACTCGCCCGCCTGCCCTGCCCGACCTGATCCTCCCCGCGTGGCGCACCAACGCGCGGGTGACCGCCGACCTGGTGCGCGCCCTGCCGGCCGGCGTCTACCGGGCCCCGGTCCCGGGACTGCCGCGACGCACCGTCCGCATGATGGCGGCCCACCTGCACAACAGCCGCTGCGGGTGGCTCCGCACCCTCGGCCAGCCCCACGACATCCCGGTGCCGGGCCGCGTGAACCCGGCGGGCGAGGACAAGCCCGCCCTGCTGCGGGCGCTGCGGGAGAGCGCCAGAGGCATGGAGGCCCTGTTCCGCCTGGCCTGCGAGCGGGAGGGCCAGCTGCCGCCCACGGCACGCTACGCCTGGCGCAACCTTGCGCTCGACGCCGGCCACCTGCTCACCTACTTCGTAGCCCATGAGGCGCACCACCGCGGCCAGCTGCTGCTCATCGCGCGCCAGCTCGGCACCCCGCTGGAGAGGGCCACGGCCGGCCGCCTCTGGTGGTGGAAACCCGCCGCCCGGGCCGGCCGCTGA